ACTCCTTTTCCATCCGTCGCTCGGCTTTGATGTACAGTGTGGCTTATTTTACAACCGTTGCCGGAATGGACGCTGCAGTCGATGGCATCAAGGCCATGCAAAGGGAAAGCCTTGACGTTGTTGCCCTGCAAGAGTATAGTTTGAAGTCATAAAACGACATAAAAACAAGCTGATATACTTTCCAAGGTTGCGGGTAGAAGCTCTTCTGCCCGTGACTTTGTTTTTTAGAAGAGGAAAAAAGAAACATGGCTAATTCCGTACCAATGACACCCGAATGCTACGCACGTCTTCAGGAAGAACTCAAGAACCGCATCAAAATTGATCGACCTAAGGTTGTTCAGGATATTGCTGAAGCTCGTTCCCATGGAGATCTTTCTGAGAATGCTGAATATGATGCAGCAAAGGATCGTCAGGCCCATATCGAAGGTCGGATTGCTGAATTAAATGACAAGCTGGCGCGTGCAGAAGTGATTGATCCCAAAAGCATTAATACAGATAAAATCGTTTTTGGCGCAACAGTAACGTTGTACGATCCCGATGCTGACGCTGAAGTCATCTACCAGATTGTCGGCGAAGACGAAGCTGACATTAAAAAAGGGAAGATTTCCGTGACGTCACCGGTAGGGAAAGCCCTTATTGGCCATACCCATGACGATGAAGTTCGTATTCAGGTTCCCTCGGGCACCAGAATTTACGAAGTAACGGAGATTGAGTACAAATAGGTCGGACCATGTTTGAAAAAACGACTAAAATGACGGAGATCCTCAAAGGACACCCAAAAGCAAAAGAGGTCCTTGAATCATATGGTTTGCAATGTTCCACTTGTTCCGGAGCCAAACACGAATCTCTGGAATTGGGCGCGACAAACCACGGACTTGATGTCAATGAATTGCTTTCCCGCCTGAATGCCTTGTTTGACGGGCCTTCCGACGCTTAACCTTACGGAATCAGCACCGGGATGCCACAGCGTGCAATGCAGACGGCTGTTTTAACCACTCCTCTGAGCACCCTCAGAGGAGTGGGACCCAAACTGTGCGAAAAACTGACCCGCCTTGGTCTCCGTACTGTTGAAGACCTCCTTTACACCTTGCCACATCGTTATGAAGACCGGCGCCATTTCTCCTCAATTAATCAGCTAACGCCAGGAGTTTCCGGCCAATTTTGCGGAAAGATTCTTCAGGCGGATGAAGTGCCTTTAGGGCGCAGCCGCAAAAAAATCTTTGAAGTCGTTGTCGGTGACGACAGTGGCCAGATCCTCCTCAAATGGTTTCACTACCGCCGTGATTGGATGAAGAAACAATACACGAGTGGTCGCATGATCTATGCCTATGGCGAAGTGCGTGTCTTCTCAGGGCGGCGTGAAATTCTGCATCCTGAAGTTGATTTCACGGCCAGCAATACTGCTGACACGATGCGTATTTTGCCGGTGTACCCCCTGACCGAAGGATTAACACAAAAGCAATTGCGTTCTTTTTGTCAGCAAGCCGTCAGCACTTATGCCAAAGCCGTTGCGTGCCACCTGCCGGAGTGGATTATCCATAAGAGGGCATTGTTGCCGTTAAGTGAAGCCCTATTACAATGTCATTGCCCACCACAGGACTGTGATTTTCAGCTTCTGCAGTCAGGAGACTATCCAGCACGACGCACGTTGGTTTACGACGAATTCTTTTATCTTCAACTCGGTCTGGCCTTGCGTCGACATGGTGTCGAACTTGAACAAGGCAGAGCATTTACCTTGGAACATCGCTACACTCTGCCTTTGGCAAAAGCGTTGCCGTTTGATTTGACTAGCGCTCAAAAACGTGTTCTTGGCGAAATCAAACGTGACATGCTGACCACGCATCCAATGAATCGTCTGATTCAGGGAGATGTTGGCAGCGGTAAAACCATCGTAGCACTCATGGCCGCATTGATTGCTATTGAGAATGGTGCTCAGGCCGCCGTTTTAGCGCCTACAGAGATCCTCGCGGAACAGCATTACAGACAATTTGACCATTGGATGGAAGCGTTAGGTCTGAACTGTGCTTTATTGACCGGATCAACCAGCAAATCAGAACGGCATAGTTTGCTTGAAAAACTCTCTGCCGGTGAGGTTCATCTGATGGTCGGAACGCATGCACTGCTTCAGCCAGATGTGCAATTCGACGATCTGGGACTTGTTATTATTGATGAACAGCATCGTTTCGGCGTCCAACAACGCCAGCAATTACGTAAAAAAGGCCATTCACCGGATACCCTGGTGATGACGGCAACACCGATTCCTCGAACGCTGTCATTGACATTGTACGGTGATCTGTCCATGTCCGTTATTGATGAATTGCCTCCCGGCAGAACACCAATTACCACACGGATTGCCAAGGCTTCACAACGACAACAGATGCTCGAATTCGTGTGCCGTGAACTTGATAAAGGCTATCAGGTTTATTTTGTCTATCCTCTGGTTGAAGAAAGTGAACGATCCGAACTCAAAGCGGCAACGGAAGCCTTTGAGGCTCTTCAAGCTGAATTGGGCGAGAAATACGCCGGAGGGCTATTACACGGGCGCTTGCATTCACGTGACAAAGAAGCTGTCATGGATCAGTTTAAGAGAGGTGATATCAACTATCTGGTTTCGACAACAGTGATCGAGGTCGGTATCGATGTGCCGAATGCTTCCGTCATGGTTATCGAACATGCTGAACGCTTTGGCCTGGCGCAACTGCATCAATTAAGAGGCCGGGTAGGGCGCGGGGCTGCCAAGAGCTATTGTCTTCTAGTACAATCAGATCAATGCAGCAATGACGGACGACAACGACTGGAGATTATGCAACAGTCGAACGATGGATTTGTTATTGCTGAAGCGGATCTGCAACTTCGGGGTCCTGGTGAGTTCTTAGGCACGAAACAGGCCGGAATTGAAAATTTCCGCGTGGCGAATCTTCTTCATGATGCTGTCATCCTCGAACAGGCCCGAGAAGATGCTTTGCAACTGATTGAAACTGAGGACCTGTTGACATCGGCAAACTATGCGGGCCTGCGTCAAACATTAAAACAACGCTGGGGCAGTCGACTGGAACTGGCAAGTGTTGGATAAATGGAATAAACATGAGTAATTCAATGCGTTTTGAAAAAGACTTTCGTGCTATTGCTCAGTTCGGGGTGCTTGACAATGGTGGTGTAACGCGACTGGCGCTTACAAAAGCAGACCATGAGGCCCGTAATTATCTTATTCAGGCCATGAAGACGGCGGGTTTGGATACGTATATTGACAATTCGGCAACATTCGCGGACGTCGCTCAAGTACAGATAACCACTTGCCGGCAGTCATGCTGGGTTCACATCTGGATACGGTGCCTCAAGGGGGGCATTACGATGGAATTGTCGGCGTTTTGGCCGCGCTGGAGGTTGTCCGACAGCTCAATGACCAGCAAATTAAAACCAAGCATCCTGTCGAAATCATTAACTTTTGCTGTGAAGAATCCAGTCGTTTTGGAGTCGCAACTCTAGGAAGCAAGGGTTTGACAGGCCAGTTAAACTGTGAACAAATGAAATTCATTTTCGATAAAGATGGGACCACCTTTTATCAGGCGTTACAGCAGTCAGGCTGTTGCCCGGATGAGGCATGCAAAGATCAATTGACACCAGCAGATGTTAAGGCATTTTTCGAATTGCATATCGAACAAGGTCCGGTACTGGAACATCATCACGAGCATTTAGGTATCGTTGAGGCCATCGCGGCACCAAGTCGGTTCAGGGTGATCATCCAAGGCCGCAGTGATCATTCTGGAACAACACCGATGCCGTTGCGACGTGATGCTTTAATTGCTGCAGCCAAGCTGATTTTGGGTGTTGAACAATTAGCACTTAACTCCAGCAAACAGAGCGTTGCGACTGTCGGTGAAATCATCAATCAGCCCAATGCGATGAATGTTGTTCCGGGTCAAGTAACGTTAGGCGTCGATATTCGCGATGTTGATGGCGCACGCAAAGCCGAGATGGTCCAAGCCTTTAAAGATTTAATTCAAACGATCCAACAGCAGTCGTCCTGTCAATTTAGATGCGAAACGTTGAGTGACGATCAACCCGTAACTTTAGATAGCAATTTGCGACAACAGTTATTTGGCATTGCACAGTCACACAACTGGAATTGTCGCGTAATGCCCAGTGGTGCTGGCCACGATGCCATGCACATGGCGCGTATTACGCCAACCGCATTGATCTTCATTCCTAGCCGGCAAGGAATCAGCCACAATATCGCAGAGAGCAGTTCGTTAGATGATATCGTCCGTGGTATTCATATTCTTTACGAAGCTGTTCTCAAAACAGCTGTTCAGGACTGATTACACACAGGGCAGCATTAACCTGCCAAAAAGTTAACATAATATTTCTTATGCGACATACTTTCAGTTGGTGACTGTAGTGTGGACTTAGTATAATAAGATTCCTTCGCTCCGATTCCTACAAGAGAACCTCTATAAATACCTCATGTTGATGCGCGCATCCGTTACACTATCGTTCATCCATCGGCGTATATTCACTGGATTCATTGACTCAATCGGTTTTGTCATAAGTCTGCAAAAGAACTTTTTAGGATTCCTCGGGATTCATCGATGAAGCAAATCTGAAATATAATGAGAGATGAAAATATTTTGTCTGGTGCTGATTCTATAAAATTGATAGCCTACCCACCTATTCTCAGGGCGGGGTGAAATTCCCCACCGGCGGTAACTCTTTTGAGAAGCCCGCGAGCGCCTTTGTCATCGGGATAAGGGGTCAGCAGATCTGGTGTGATTCCAGAGCCGACGGTTACAGTCCGGATGAAAGAGGATAAACAGCCTCCTGTGGTTGCTTCCAACCCGCAGCACTGTGTTCCTGTGCGCCCTGATTCCCGCATCGTTCTCATCAAAAGGAGACTTCGCATGAATCAGACCTTAGACACCCTTTTCGGCACACCTCAACAACGAGTTCAAAAAGCCATTGATGCCCTTCAACGTGGTCACGGAGTCATCGTTACAGACGATGAAGACCGTGAAAATGAAGGGGACTTGATCTTTAGCGCAGATCATTTAACAAGTGAGCAGATGGCGATGTTAATTCGCGAATGCAGCGGTATTGTCTGTTTATGTCTAACTGAAGAGAAAGTTGAACAACTACAGCTGCCGATGATGGTTAAAGATAATCAGAGCCATTACCAGACGGCTTTTACCGTAAGTATAGAAGCCGCTGAAGGAGTAACGACCGGTGTATCTGCAGCGGACCGTGTTACAACAGTGCGCGCTGCCGCATCTCCTGATAGCCACCCTGCCGCCATTCACAGTCCGGGGCATGTGTTTCCTCTCAAAGCACGCTCCGGCGGTGTTCTTGAGCGCCGTGGTCATACGGAGGCAACGGTTGACCTCATGGCTCTGTCGGGATTAAACCCATGTGGCGTTTTGTGTGAAGTCACCCAAGAAAATGGCGAGATGGCACGGATGCCATATTTGATCAACTTTTGTCAGAAACACTATCTGCCCCTGGTTACCATTGATGATATCGTTCGTTACAAATCTCAACAACAACCTTGATAGTTGCTTGATATATCAAGACATTTTAGGAAAATTTTATCTTTGATTCTACGAGGTCTGTGGTATGTTGTCAGAATAGATTTAATTCATATGGAGTAATCCCAATGATGACTCAGGAAGCTGTTCTTGACTTTGTTCTCAATTCAGACGAATTACCAACGTTGTCTGCTGTTGCCTCTCGTCTTATTTCGATCACTGCGGAAGAAGATACAACTATCAGTGACATTGCTTCATTGATTTCGAAAGACATCTCTCTTTCGACAAAGATTTTAAAAGTGGTGAATTCATCTTTTTACAGTTTTCCCCAACAGATCGGAACAATCCATCAGGCAGCCTCTATTCTTGGCACCAATGCGGTACGCAGTCTGGTTCTCTCTTTTTCGTTTTTGAAGCCGGATAAACAAAAAAAAGACGGCTTTGACTATGCCACATTTTGGGAAAAATCCCTTTCTGAGGCTGTAGCGTCACGTATGCTGATGTCCGCTGTTGATGCTGATGATACAGAAGAAGGCTTTATTGCCGGATTATTGCAGAATCTCGGTGTCCTCGTTCTGGCTAAAGCATTTCCTGAAGAATACAAGCAAGTTGACAAAGCGGTCTCCAATGATGAATTGGAACGTTGTCAGGCTGAAATAAAGTTTATTGGTGCTGATCATACCTATATTGGTAGCGAAGTCTGTCGCAGCTGGGGATTTCCTGCCGAAATCGTCGATCCCCTACGCTACCATCATGAGCCGCATAAACTGCCTTCCAAAGATGCAAAACTGAAGTTGCTATGCGAAGTTGTCTGCCTGTCTGGAATCATCTCCAAGGTTTATAGTGCAAAAAAACCTGAGGAACTGGTGACTTTATTTAAGGCTCAGGCCAAACGTCGCCTGCACCTGACAGAAAAAAAACTGGAAGACTTT
This is a stretch of genomic DNA from uncultured Desulfuromonas sp.. It encodes these proteins:
- the greA gene encoding transcription elongation factor GreA, with protein sequence MANSVPMTPECYARLQEELKNRIKIDRPKVVQDIAEARSHGDLSENAEYDAAKDRQAHIEGRIAELNDKLARAEVIDPKSINTDKIVFGATVTLYDPDADAEVIYQIVGEDEADIKKGKISVTSPVGKALIGHTHDDEVRIQVPSGTRIYEVTEIEYK
- a CDS encoding DUF1858 domain-containing protein, whose product is MFEKTTKMTEILKGHPKAKEVLESYGLQCSTCSGAKHESLELGATNHGLDVNELLSRLNALFDGPSDA
- the recG gene encoding ATP-dependent DNA helicase RecG: MPQRAMQTAVLTTPLSTLRGVGPKLCEKLTRLGLRTVEDLLYTLPHRYEDRRHFSSINQLTPGVSGQFCGKILQADEVPLGRSRKKIFEVVVGDDSGQILLKWFHYRRDWMKKQYTSGRMIYAYGEVRVFSGRREILHPEVDFTASNTADTMRILPVYPLTEGLTQKQLRSFCQQAVSTYAKAVACHLPEWIIHKRALLPLSEALLQCHCPPQDCDFQLLQSGDYPARRTLVYDEFFYLQLGLALRRHGVELEQGRAFTLEHRYTLPLAKALPFDLTSAQKRVLGEIKRDMLTTHPMNRLIQGDVGSGKTIVALMAALIAIENGAQAAVLAPTEILAEQHYRQFDHWMEALGLNCALLTGSTSKSERHSLLEKLSAGEVHLMVGTHALLQPDVQFDDLGLVIIDEQHRFGVQQRQQLRKKGHSPDTLVMTATPIPRTLSLTLYGDLSMSVIDELPPGRTPITTRIAKASQRQQMLEFVCRELDKGYQVYFVYPLVEESERSELKAATEAFEALQAELGEKYAGGLLHGRLHSRDKEAVMDQFKRGDINYLVSTTVIEVGIDVPNASVMVIEHAERFGLAQLHQLRGRVGRGAAKSYCLLVQSDQCSNDGRQRLEIMQQSNDGFVIAEADLQLRGPGEFLGTKQAGIENFRVANLLHDAVILEQAREDALQLIETEDLLTSANYAGLRQTLKQRWGSRLELASVG
- a CDS encoding M20 family metallo-hydrolase, with translation MPAVMLGSHLDTVPQGGHYDGIVGVLAALEVVRQLNDQQIKTKHPVEIINFCCEESSRFGVATLGSKGLTGQLNCEQMKFIFDKDGTTFYQALQQSGCCPDEACKDQLTPADVKAFFELHIEQGPVLEHHHEHLGIVEAIAAPSRFRVIIQGRSDHSGTTPMPLRRDALIAAAKLILGVEQLALNSSKQSVATVGEIINQPNAMNVVPGQVTLGVDIRDVDGARKAEMVQAFKDLIQTIQQQSSCQFRCETLSDDQPVTLDSNLRQQLFGIAQSHNWNCRVMPSGAGHDAMHMARITPTALIFIPSRQGISHNIAESSSLDDIVRGIHILYEAVLKTAVQD
- the ribB gene encoding 3,4-dihydroxy-2-butanone-4-phosphate synthase; translated protein: MNQTLDTLFGTPQQRVQKAIDALQRGHGVIVTDDEDRENEGDLIFSADHLTSEQMAMLIRECSGIVCLCLTEEKVEQLQLPMMVKDNQSHYQTAFTVSIEAAEGVTTGVSAADRVTTVRAAASPDSHPAAIHSPGHVFPLKARSGGVLERRGHTEATVDLMALSGLNPCGVLCEVTQENGEMARMPYLINFCQKHYLPLVTIDDIVRYKSQQQP
- a CDS encoding HDOD domain-containing protein is translated as MMTQEAVLDFVLNSDELPTLSAVASRLISITAEEDTTISDIASLISKDISLSTKILKVVNSSFYSFPQQIGTIHQAASILGTNAVRSLVLSFSFLKPDKQKKDGFDYATFWEKSLSEAVASRMLMSAVDADDTEEGFIAGLLQNLGVLVLAKAFPEEYKQVDKAVSNDELERCQAEIKFIGADHTYIGSEVCRSWGFPAEIVDPLRYHHEPHKLPSKDAKLKLLCEVVCLSGIISKVYSAKKPEELVTLFKAQAKRRLHLTEKKLEDFLDRVHTEVEEIGKFFDIKIQNQKSIAEVLQIANAELSVLNLSYEQMNRSLVEKTVQLEMLTAELEKKNKLLERLANVDGLTEAYNHRYFQNFLDREIKRSERNEYTLSVVMVDIDNFKKFNDMHGHQVGDYILRQFADVARSLLREYDLFARYGGEEFVLVLPETTAEQGETVAEKFRSSLAEHAFCLERETYYITASFGVAEMTPSQDKFDKNEVISRADSALYESKKKGRNRVTVYNTKKKWFGK